ACCGCATAACCACCAGGGAACCACCGCCGAACCACCAGGGAACCACCGCTGAACCACCGCCGAACCACCAGGGAACCACCGCTGAACCACCGCTGAACCACCGCCGAACCACCTCCGAACCATCAGGGAACCACCGCATAACCATCAGGGAACCACCGCATAACCACCAAGGAACCACCGCCAAACCACCACCGAACCACCGCCGAACCGCCGCCAAACCACCGCCAAACCACCGCCGAACCACCGTAAAGCCACTGAGCCACTGATCCACGAAACCAAGATCAATCAAGAGTCAATGCCGTTCGATTGACCTTCTATAAAGTCCAGCAATGGCGGCCTCCCAGAGCAGCTGTTGAAAATCATAAGGAAACTCAAAAAACCCACACGAGAGACTACCCAAAGAGGACTCCACTCTGTTTGCATCGAATGTGGTAACGATTGGCTCCTCCTACATTAGCCAATGTTGATACAAATGGGCAGCGAGTACTCGTACCTGTGATATACACACCAGGGGCCACAGGACTACGTGCACTCGTGGGGAGCGGGCGGGCCCTCCTTTATTCGAAATGCATTTTGCGGTCATTGCTCGTCCGTTCGCTGGATGgcaaaatggaaaacagaATTATGCGCAATTAttttggcattggcattttCCAAGCTCTGCCAACTGACCTCTTCAGCTGGGCAACCGCAATCCcccacccgccacccgccacccgccactGGGCGCTGGCCCCCGCTCGATTTGTTTCCATGCAATTTAAGCGGCTCAGCAGTGGGGTGGGCTTTGGGGACAGCAGGACAGCAATTACAGGACAACAAGAAGGCAATCTTGAAGGACTCGCCACAACAAAAGACAAAGGACAATATCAGGCACAAGAGTAAATTGTGGCTGGGCAATTAATTGGCCCCCGCCAAAGGACAGACAGGACAGCCCTCTGCCAGGGTTGTCGAAGGCCTCAACATGACTGGAATCGCATCGAATGCAATGGATAGTCCTTATTAATTTTGTTACATGGATTCGAAGGGAATTTAATAACCAGATATTCCTGACAAATGATTGTCGGAACGATTGGAATTTTCCTTGCCAAGATGGCAGGAGATTTGTGGTTTTTAAGGGAAATTCATTTTGAAAGTGATTCCCAAATGTGCAACCACAagatctatctatctatggATACCCATGTGCATTCACTGATTTCTCCCAGTGTATTAGcccacttttgtttttgcataattGCGCTTATTACGCTGCGAAGCCAAGGAGAAACGGCATCGAAAGAACAGCAAAGAATATCAAATAAAGGCAAACAACAGTAGCGATGGGGAAAATCTGAAATATAAAATTCCGATGGCTTTGTCTTCATatgcaaaacaatttcatgGCTATCTGCTCCCCTGCTCCATGCGAGAAGCTGTCGTCTGGCTGACCCCCAGGGGCCCTCGAGCCCGCCCATTAACTGTTGCAGGGGCCACTGCAATGCCGCCTGTGACAGTGCCTCAGTTGTATCCGCATCGCCACTAGAGACACGTGATGCCAGAGCGAAGGAGGCAGATTTTTGTCGAGTGCCGCAGTGAGTGGAAAGAGTTTAACCAACAGAAAACTACCCTATATTACAACTAAAACGGTGGAAGACCAGTCAGATCTGTCAGTCAGAAGTCTAACGAAAAAGTCCATCCAGACGAGAGTCGAGTCCGTACTTCCCTGCCAACTTCCAGGGCCAACAAGTTGAAGGAAAAGCCTTAATGGATATCGACTTGGAGGATACCCTACGGCAAAGCAGCAAAAGATTAACGGACAATTCAGGGAAGAGAagagggaaatggaaatcccTGCCCAGCAACCGATTTGTGGGTGAAATCAGAGCCAGCTGCTGCATTATGCAGTGACAGCGATATGACTGTGTGGGGCATGCAAATTTTAGACACATAAGCCGTCTGCCTGTCACAGAATGGAAATCATTTggttaaaatgcaaaatgtttgcaaaattagtTCATATTTATTTAGCGAGCAGCCAGTGTACTGGACAGAATTATATATCGATCGAATACTGGCAGGGGGTACCATAAATCAGAGGTCTCAATGGGTTGGACACAGTGATATGACATGGGACACCCCCTCACCTTTTTGAAGCAGGTTTTGCGGCCAACATTTTTGGAGGAGTGCCCCTCCACCGCCTCAAAAGTTGTTGAAAATATTCATCCGATGGCGACTGGTATTCTTTACCTGTGACTTTTCAGGACTTTCACTGATTTGTATCTTTAAATAGAAATATTCGCGCTCCACTTCATGGCCATTTCGGTGCCTGCTTTTCTTTctcaaattaaataaactgTTCTCTTGGCCGCCGTTCTGATGGGAAGcgggatggggggggggggggggggattgtggaaaaggaaaaacacaTTTATCTCGATTTTCACGCTGTCAGCAGCAACTCAAAAAGGCGACAGTTTGTAAAAGAtgcgaaaaaaaaccaagaaaaataaataaaagaaaaaaaaacaaaaagtaaaaaggTGCCAGGGACAAGCGAACCGCAAGGAACCAAAggcaaaccgaaccgaaccgaggCGAAGAGCCTGCACAAAGTCAATTTcaagatttattttttgcaatttaacATTTCTGTTACGCCTGTCagccgaaaaataaaacaaaacgaagaCCCCAAAgtgaaacaaaacaaagcgaaaCCGCCGAAATATTTCCCAGGAAGAACGTAACGAACAAAGTCCTGAGGCGTTCAACCCTCCAGAAATCGGTGGAGACCCAGACTCCAGACGCAGAAGGTGAATGCGgttacaaaaataataataaattaaaagctTGTGCCCCTCCAGCCGAAAGGTCAAATAATTTCAataagacaacaacaacaatagcaaaaGAGAGTGGGCGACGACGCCGAAAACAAGACCTCTGCAAACTGCCACGCCCTCCCTGGAAGTACACCGCCCTTCGTCTACTAAAGCCCATATTGAAATGCCGAAAACAGGGCCAACAAGTTGAAGGAAAAGCCTTAATGGATATCGACTTGGAGGATACCCTACGGAAAAGCAAGCCAACGATAGAGGcgacaaaaagaagaaagattAACGGACAGTTCAGTGAAGAGAAGTGGGAAATGGAATTGGATGTAAGGGATAGTAGGTTCCACTGGCAGTATAAGGGACAAGTTATCGAAGGATTAGAATAAATACAATTTGGTGGACGCGGAAACACACTCGCTCTCCTTGGCATCCGGAGGAGAAAGTGTAGCCAAAGGACATTTTGAGAATACAAGTAATGTTTCCGATGCTTTTtaagtattttcaatttcgttCCTTCGGAATGGAACTGGGGCTGGGTACGGGTCTGCCCTCCGTCGCAATTTGCTTTGTACTCGAATTTATTTGGCTTCTAGCGACCCCTAGGAGGTAGCTGGGAGGCGTGGCACGGGGCAGCGAATGCAGACCGAGCTAAAGTTAATATGCACAGAGTCCAAGGTCCGAGAGGCTGTGGAAATTTTGTGGAGGCCAGAGCAGCAGACGAGAAATTTGTGTATGTTGCTCTCGAAAGTAATCAGCAAGCAGTTAGCCTCCTCCACCCAGAAACCCCCAGCTCCTGTAGCCACTAcgctctctttttttcattaataataaattaggCGCAcaccggaaacggaaatgcgCGTTGGCAGCCAGCCCAGGACTCAGACCAGACCAGAACAGCAAAGTTTATTAGTTTTCGTTCTGGGAATATGCAACATTAGGAAGATACCATTCTTGCATTTTTTAGGAATTAAATTCCAGAcaaaattccacaaaattcTTTCCGCTTGATGATGGTTTTTGCTGGGTCTGTGTGCTCACATGGGAATCCAATTAAACGCGCTGCTAATCCAGAGAAAAGCACAGAAAATCACAGAAAATCTCCCTCGCAGCTAGATGCTTGAGTCAATAGAGTAGTAAATGAAGTCTTGGTCTTTATCAGCCAACTGGCATCGCTTTTGCTGAATGATGCACAGCGAGAAATGGGGTGGCAAGCCGTAGAAGCCATTGGCGATGgtttggtgaccccgatccCTCTCTGCAGAGTAATATATCCCTTATGTACCATCTGATCTATGCCAGGATGTACATGCTTTTTTTCTCTTGGTGTACGAATGGGGAGTGAGCATCTTGCCTCCCAGTGAGTGTCTGTCTATCCGCGTCTTTGGTTAGTCAGAGCTTAAAAGCTTGGCTAATAAAAACGGGAATTATGCGTGAGTGTGTGCCAGAACAGGGCGTGGTAGGAGCCGGAAACGAAGGGGGGATGggagatatgtatatgtagatgGAACCGGAAATGAAatcggagctggagctggagaactCTCCCTGTTGCTGGAGGCAATTAAGCGATAAGCGTAATCTACGTTGTCAATTCACACAAAATGCGTAAAGTCGTCAGCCGAGGAGGATTTCAATTAGGGAACGCAAAAATTCCACCCAATATTCCCCCACTATCTTGCCACTGTTCCCCCGCCCCTTcctccatctatctatctatgtgTCCTCCCTggcctggctgtggctgtggcctttGCGCATATTTCATgaacaccacacacacacacactcgcacaagTGGATGCCTGCGGTGGAGTgggctgtgggtgtgtgtggggatggggatggggacggggatgggTTGGGCCACTAGTAGACCCACTAAGTGCGGCCAATTAGCACAAAGGCAGAGGAAAGTGTTTCCGTTTAAAAGATGAGAAAGGCGAGCACCTCTCGAGTGACAATTTGCTTAACGTTTAAATTTAGATGCGAGGGCCAAGTCAAGCACTGGATGACCTCGACTGAGGATAAGCCCCAGTGCATACGCGTGTACATATCAGAGAGACTCGTCACTGATGTTGTGTTGCGTTTCGTTGCAGGGTTCTATCACGCAAACTAAAGCCACATCTTGTTGCGGACACCGTTAAGCAGTATATAAGTCGGGCCCAACGCACAACCAAAAAGGGTACCCAAGAGCAACAAAATAACATGGAGTTTTTACGCGGCGTCTATGCGTTTATGCAAGTGAGTAGATCATCGGTGAGTGTCAACTGTTTCCTTTTAACAACTGTACTAATCCATATGAACTTGCTCTATTTTTATACCGCCTTTGGTTCATTGAATGATTATACCATACCATACTCTACTCTACTACCACTCCAACTCAactcaattcaattcaatctcaatctcaattCGAAACCCAaacgcaaaaacaaaaatacaatacaaattgAGTTTAAATCGTAAAACCACAAccgaaccaaaaaaaaaaaaaaaaaaaaaaaaaaaaaatatgcttgaaaagcaaaaaacaaatcgaatatGTTACTACTACTTTCTACTACATACCTATTACTACTACTACCACCACCACTGTTGTAAGCGTAACAAAGTATCGAGCAAAATACCAgataaataccagaaaataccaaatataAACCAAATAAATGTAAACAAATTACACTGTACTGCCCCAAAAACCATACTGTACCACGTACATCCATCCTGTATGTTGTATGTACATCCAAAGCCAAAAACTAACTCGTCGTGAAATCCATGTGAGAGAAGCAACCCTGACAGCCCGTGGACCACAATCTCAAACTCGAAAACAAACCGAATCAAGTAATCAccacaatatatacatatgtatatatatgatatCACCACCAAATAATAATGCAAGCGCTGAAGCAACAGCTGACAAATGAACAAACACTCTGTAAATGTGGCAGTGGATGGGCATAAATGTCCTTCCAGATGCCAGCTTCCAGAACTAGCCTCATCCGTACGAGctggccccaaaaaaagaaaccattCCATTCTCTTTTCTGTTTCCCCCCGCcatgttttttctgttgtttgcGTTTGAGTTTGGAGGCCGTGACTTTTCAACCATTGCCATTCCATAACCAAAACCCATAGATGATAATAATACCAAcaagaaatgaaaacaaaaaaaaagcgaaagtaATATGaataatacataataataatacataataataataataatatactTACCGTGAGACTTAACATTCTGAGCGAACATTTTCAAAAGATCAGAGAACAAaaggaaacaaacaaatgaacattcacataaattgcaaaaaaaaacagaaaaagaaaaaaaaagagtacgaaaaaaaaatgaaattaatatgcaaaacaTTCATCAAGTAGGATTTTGAACATGAAAATATCAAcagacaaagaaaaaaaaacagacaaaaagcCCCttaaaaaaacgaaacgaaagaaaaacccACAAAGGACAATCTTAGGAAAATGATGGCCAAGAACAAAGCAGCCATCTCTGTCTTTTTgccactctctctcgcccACTCTCACTTTCACTCGCTCGCTGGGCCTCGCCGGGCAGGGAAGAGAGTTGGTAGCGCCATCACAGACCCATTTTTGCCCATTGTCCATTATAACCATTGTCCAGCCATCCGCCATAcccatctctctttctctcagagctctcctctttctctctttctcccacCAGAATATACAgaatacacatacacacacacacactctataCAAGCGTCTCTTTCTGGCTCACACACATAccatacacagatacagacacacacccacacccacacaaaagGCAACCCaagtctctgtctctgtctctgtctctcctttTGTCTATGTTCagtttgatttttgattgTAATTGGCTGtgtaattgattgattgatatgCTTAGCTAAAATCTACAACTATAACTATACCTATAGCTGTACTATATCTATGTCTATGTCTGTCTCTATTCTCGCTGTTTGTGTGTAATGAAAATTTTTGGCAAGAAAATTATTGTACGATTTTAACCGTTCTTATAAGTTTAGCTCTAGAACTCTTTGTTTTCTGTGTGCGCGTGTCTAGGCTTATGATTTCCCCAAACACAAGGCACACTCAGAAACACAGCCCTAACCGAAGAGAAGTCTCTCTCAGTCTCCAAGTCTCCaagtccctgtccctgtccctgggCCCATCTTTCTCTAACGTTATAGTATCTACCTTTCTCCGTCTATGAAGGGTAACAtgtaatttaaaacaaatgttttattctttatatatatatatatatctccgAAACCGAAAAACACAAACGAACCCAATATACCAaaaccgaatcgaatcgaatcgaaacccaaccgaaccgaaccgaaacaTCATTAAAGGTTgactacagcaacagcagcatcagcaacgtaagcggaaacggaaacggcaACGGTGAAGCCAGCGGCGGTTATGAGGCAACCCTGACAACCCTGCCCAGCGACGAGCCGGCGACGATCTCAAGCAGAAGATCCACGAACAGAACAGCGAACAGTGCAATCAGGACAATAAGGGAGACCGAGCCCGAGACcgaggcaacggcaacggcaacagcggccacaacagcaacggcCGAGGAGGCTGCCGCCACATGGCCAGGCCAAGCGCCCTCGCAGCAGACCAAGACCAAGTCCAAATCGCAGACCAGAAGTCCTGCCCAGAAGCCCCAGcaaagtcagagtcagagtcagagtcgccAGCTCCTACagacagcagcaccagcagaaaCAGTACAGGACAGTTGAGAGTGCGGCAAAAATGTGGGCCATCGATATCGATGCCAGCGGTAATCAAGCGAGAACTATGTCGGGCAGAACAATATGAATAGCGAACGAACACGAACGAATGAATAATGCTAACGAATGTGATAactcgtatgtatatatagccACGTATATCCATGTATAACAATTATTTACATATGAACTTGCAAgcagaaaaccaaaccaaacaaaacaaaacaaaaccaaatcaaatcaaagcaaataaaaccaaaaatcaaatcGTAATCAATATCAAACGATAAATCGTGACGCAATAAAGGTAACGATACTACGATATCGATAATTAAGCACTctaaaataaagtaaaagaaactcacataaaataaaatcaaagaaaacaGGGCAACTATCAATAGGTGGCCTTAGATTGTGTGACTGAGATTTAGGAATGAAACAAAATCGATCAAACGATAAgtcaataaaataaagcaaGAAGCGGATAGTCGATAACCGATAATCGATCATCGATAGCCGATAGCTGATAACCGATAAGCAATAATCGAGCAACGATCAACGATCAACGATAGGACGTGCAATCAAATAATATCAAAAGTAATCGAAAAAGCGACTCtgaacagaaccagaaccagtaAACGAACTGCAACGAGAAGGCCTTCCCTTCCGAGCCAGAATCGAGAACAACTGCTCCACAACTGCTCTGCACCCCCGAAGGGTTGgtggtgcgtgtgtgtgtgtgtggtgtgcccACGCGGGGGCgcccatccccccaccccgcTAACGCAAAGTGATAGAAAATGGTAATTACAAAACAAGCAATTCTAGTTAATTTACCACTAAAACTAACCCCACAAAACCTCACACCTCCACCTCTCCACCTCTAAACCCCTCAACCTGTCTACCTCCTCACCCTACCCAAACGAAACCAGCCCCCATAATCAACTTCAACTCAGTCTCGATCCTTCAATTGATCTATCTGTCTATCAATCTCAAGGTTGACCAACCCAAACCCAGCCCGCAAAAGAAGGGTCTCTCGAATGCCCCCGCCCCACCTCTATCTGTCCATCTATCTCTCTATTACACTTTGTTTTACACACCTGATCTATGCGTTGTTTTTGccttataaatattgcatataCGTATCGTAGATTATTATTAGCTCAAATTacgcttatttatttatattttagcTTTACCTTTCGAGTCCCCCATTCCCCCTAGCTACACGGGGCGCCATCTGGCGGCCTATAACCTTTGGTTATTATCATTAactttgctttggctttgtcgAATTTCGATTCAATCTGTCTCTCCTATCTCtatcttctctctctctctctctctctctctctcttgttcaGTGAATTTGTTTGATTGTGTTTAACTCGAGTAGAGCCCGCGATCCAGGAGCCAGAACCACaactgaacaaaaaaaaaacagaaaaaacaaaacagaacagaacaggggATACAAATTCAATAATCGTCTATCGATATTCTATCAAAAAGCAGCCGAACCGCGTAGGACACCAGCTAAAGCCAACAAGAAACATAACCCAACGACAACAGATTGCTCGCCTGCTACCACAGAATATGCTGTCAACGTCAGCGATTGAAAAGAAATCGTCAAAACGAACCGCACTGATATAAACCAGattaaacaaaacagaaacctAATCAATGAAATCCAAATCAAAAATTAAACCTcaaatgaaactgaaactgaaaccaaatcaaatttaatacaaaatgATGTTTGTGAGAAACCCAGCGTATTGTCTCTCTGCTGGTCTTTTTATCTCTATTTGTATCCCTACCTCTCTCTAACTCTCGATACTCTCGATACTCCCGATACTCTAGATACTCTAGAAACTCGTAtttttgtatctctctctgtctaaaCCCCTATTAAAGCCTATAACTATAACTATGATTGACTCTgatctcacacacacacagacacaaacacacacacgcacagacagaATCCAGTAAAACAGATTTGTAAAAGTATAGTAAAGTGTTGCGATTGCCGCCTGCGATAACCGCTAACCGATAACCGATAGGCATTGCAATAACGCTGAGTGCCGAAAGTGCCACCAAAACCGgaactgaaagaaaaaaactaaaGTAAAAGttacttttcatttgatttcaattATGATTTTCCACATCTATCAATAACGATGACTATTTATGCGTATCTAACTAAGTAAATCCAATCGAGTATATCGAAATTAAGTAGGTCTGGCCTTAATGCCTAGCAAAACAACCAAGAAACAACCAAAGTACTTGCCAACATACGAGACGGGAAGCCGAAATCTGAGATCTGAAATCTTGAATCTGAAATCTGAGAACTAAAGGTAGCCGTAGCCCTAAAATAGCTCTATTGCCGCGTATATGGTGTtctgtgtaaatattttgccaaAATCAAAGGCGACGATCCCCAATGCGGGACCCAAACAAACACATAAAAGCAAACTTGAAATTGAGCAAACAAATCCTCCACCTCATATGGAACTATCGCCAAgaacccaaaaaagaaaacaaaacgaaacccccctctctctgtctctctctttgtcgctctc
The sequence above is a segment of the Drosophila pseudoobscura strain MV-25-SWS-2005 chromosome X, UCI_Dpse_MV25, whole genome shotgun sequence genome. Coding sequences within it:
- the shakB gene encoding uncharacterized protein shakB isoform X6 — its product is MYKPDTLTRRGSLRSLRSAPLLSTVLESTLSLTRIHPIASLELPGLDYAIQSQSALGGLGHHRELGTSLRSGIAAITAASASAGGLSQSQSALLGRYGPNASIRHNERKIVQPKRVLSRKLKPHLVADTVKQYISRAQRTTKKGTQEQQNNMEFLRGVYAFMQVSRSSVDYSNSSISNVSGNGNGNGEASGGYEATLTTLPSDEPATISSRRSTNRTANSAIRTIRETEPETEATATATAATTATAEEAAATWPGQAPSQQTKTKSKSQTRSPAQKPQQSQSQSQSRQLLQTAAPAETVQDS